In the genome of Raphanus sativus cultivar WK10039 chromosome 4, ASM80110v3, whole genome shotgun sequence, one region contains:
- the LOC108848360 gene encoding protein WEAK CHLOROPLAST MOVEMENT UNDER BLUE LIGHT-like 3, producing MSADDDKDSDDLNIFLNAIGEEPEEAPMRRSTNDDIFFNLDDDGGGGDYLHNPFQDFSDSNQQPVFESPKVYVAPRVMISHQDSFSEEDSRIEDARILPFSPRLRVPASPRAFVYQRSVESPRFGSPVGLIDTASPFESVKDAVSKFGGITDWKAHKIQTIERRKMVDEELEKIQEALPEYKRESELAEEAKHDALKELESTKGLIEELKLELEKAQLEEQQAKQDSELAQMRVEEMEKGVANEASVAVKAQLEVAKARQESATSELRSVREEIEMVCNEYEDMLREKELAAERAEVAVKEAKEIEREMDGLSIELIATKEVLESAHTAHLEAEEKRFGAAMGRDQDMYNWEKELKMVEDDIERLNQEIHAADDMKTRLEAASALENDLRAELVAFTENSSSNDNIHAAVDSARRELEEVKSNIEKAASEVKALKIIAGSLQSELAREREDLAETKQRESAGLVGKTDEEAREELNKLEQAMKEAEDAKLLAAVARDELRMAEELSEQAKTGMSTIENRLAEAKKEMEAARASEKLALAAIKALQETESSQRFEEMSNSPRSIIVSVEEYYELSKQAHESEEEANTKLSQIVSQIEVAKEEESRILEKLEEVNREMSLRKEELKAALGKAEKARDGKLSMEQELRKWRSENGKRRTEEPEKSPTRSSTFAFGEQGTSSNIDNNNNNVTNPETKKKKKKKLSLLPKVLMFLSRKKSHK from the exons ATGTCGGCGGATGATGATAAAGATTCAGACGACCTTAATATATTTCTCAACGCCATCGGCGAAGAACCCGAAGAAGCACCGATGAGGAGAAGCACCAATGATGATATATTCTTCAACTTGGACGatgacggaggaggaggagattaTTTGCACAACCCATTTCAAGATTTCTCCGATTCGAATCAACAGCCAGTCTTCGAATCTCCAAAGGTTTACGTGGCACCAAGGGTGATGATAAGCCATCAAGATTCCTTCTCAGAGGAGGATTCAAGAATCGAAGATGCAAGGATATTGCCCTTCTCCCCTCGTCTCCGAGTTCCCGCTTCTCCCCGCGCTTTTGTTTATCAGAGATCTGTGGAATCGCCTCGTTTTGGATCTCCCGTTGGATTGATCGACACAGCTTCACCTTTCGAATCTGTTAAAGATGCAGTTTCAAAGTTCGGTGGGATCACAGACTGGAAAGCTCATAAGATTCAAACAATAGAG aGAAGGAAGATGGTTGATGAAGAGCTTGAGAAGATACAAGAAGCATTGCCTGAGTACAAGAGAGAATCCGAGTTAGCTGAAGAGGCCAAGCACGATGCGTTGAAGGAGTTAGAGAGCACAAAGGGACTCATCGAGGAGCTCAAACTCGAGCTAGAGAAAGCGCAACTGGAAGAGCAGCAAGCGAAACAGGATTCGGAGCTCGCGCAGATGCGTGTCGAGGAGATGGAGAAAGGGGTAGCCAACGAGGCGAGTGTCGCCGTGAAAGCGCAGCTGGAGGTGGCTAAAGCGAGGCAGGAGTCGGCGACTAGCGAGCTGCGGTCCGTGAGGGAAGAGATCGAAATGGTTTGTAACGAATACGAAGATATGCTGAGAGAAAAAGAGTTAGCCGCGGAGAGAGCTGAAGTTGCTGTGAAAGAAGCtaaagagattgagagagagatggaTGGGTTGAGTATTGAGCTCATAGCTACCAAGGAGGTGTTGGAGTCAGCACACACGGCGCATCTGGAAGCGGAGGAGAAGAGATTCGGTGCAGCGATGGGTAGGGACCAAGACATGTATAATTGGGAAAAGGAACTGAAGATGGTGGAAGACGATATCGAGAGGCTTAACCAAGAGATTCATGCAGCCGATGATATGAAAACAAGGCTGGAGGCGGCTTCAGCTCTTGAGAATGATCTGAGAGCTGAGTTAGTGGCTTTCACTGAGAATTCGAGCAGTAATGATAACATACATGCGGCTGTTGATTCTGCAAGGAGAGAGCTGGAAGAAGTCAAATCCAATATTGAGAAAGCAGCTTCCGAGGTGAAAGCGTTGAAGATAATAGCTGGATCGTTACAGTCCGAGCTTGCAAGGGAGAGAGAGGATCTAGCAGAAACTAAGCAGAGAGAGAGTGCGGGTTTGGTCGGGAAGACGGATGAGGAAGCGAGAGAGGAGTTGAATAAGTTGGAGCAGGCGATGAAAGAGGCAGAGGATGCTAAGCTCTTAGCCGCAGTGGCTAGAGACGAGCTTAGAATGGCGGAGGAGCTGTCTGAACAAGCTAAAACGGGAATGTCTACGATAGAGAATAGGTTAGCCGAGGCGAAAAAAGAAATGGAGGCTGCTAGAGCTTCGGAGAAGTTGGCCTTGGCTGCTATAAAAGCTCTGCAGGAGACGGAGTCTTCTCAGAGATTTGAGGAGATGAGTAACTCACCGAGAAGCATCATAGTCTCTGTGGAAGAATACTACGAGCTGAGCAAGCAGGCACACGAGTCAGAGGAAGAGGCAAACACAAAGCTGTCACAGATTGTATCCCAAATAGAAGTGGCTAAAGAGGAAGAGTCAAGAATCTTGGAGAAACTAGAGGAAGTGAATAGAGAGATGAGCTTGCGAAAAGAAGAGCTAAAAGCGGCATTGGGGAAAGCGGAAAAGGCTAGAGATGGGAAGTTGAGTATGGAGCAGGAGTTGAGAAAATGGAGGTCAGAGAATGGGAAGAGAAGAACAGAAGAGCCGGAGAAGAGCCCGACGAGGTCAAGCACGTTTGCGTTTGGTGAACAAGGGACCAGCAGCAACATtgataacaacaacaataatGTGACCAAccctgaaacaaagaaaaagaagaagaagaagctttctTTGCTGCCAAAGGTTCTCATGTTCTTGTCAAGGAAGAAGTCTCACAAGTga
- the LOC108836749 gene encoding uncharacterized protein LOC108836749 — MDLSYKMREDWYHHGEVISGPHCGSNASERKKEILGLYQAAEFLDEEFLRQCDQSEVAEGEDEEEDQFLAKLADAETPLYPNCGNHSKLSAIVSLFRIKTRSGWSDRSFDLLLETLPQMLPEENVLHTSLYEVKRFLRSFDMGYEKIHACVNDCCLFRKEFEKLDNCPKCNASRWKINMCTGDVKKGIPQKVLRYFPIIPRLKRMFRSEEMAKDLRWHFTNKSSDGKSRHPVDSVTWDQMNDKYPLFAAEERNLRRGLSTDEFNPFNMKNVNYSAWPVLLMNYNMSPEKCMKEEHIMLSLLIPGPTQPGNNIDVYLEPLIEDLQHLWEEGEVTYDAFSHTTFTLRAMLLWTIQDFPAYGNLAGCKVKGKMGCPVCGKHTDSMWLSNCRKHIYMSHRKGLPPRHAYRGKKSCKRKIEESVGSESNTEDESSESEEEEEVVDEEELSRWKKRSIFFNLPYWEDLPVRHNLDVMHVERNVAASLVATLLHCGKSKDGLNARKDLELLGIRKDLHPQPRGKRTYLPPAPWSLSSKEKKVFCKRLLDFRGPDGYCSNISRCVKIEECKISGMKSHDYHVLMQQLLPVAIRGLLPKGVRLAIRRLCAFFHHLCQRVIDRETISRMETEIVETLCMFERFFPPSFFDIMVHLVVHLGREARLCGPVHFRWMYPFERYMKVLKDFVRNTARPEGCIAEAYLAEECVRFCSEFLKKTTSSVEKPERNTEFESSSILEGRPISAGTCCVLSEKDLAIVHLAVIQNMAIVEPYVDMHLQHLQDTNERCRRDATTLWKTHTQKFASWLKEQIPITSENHEETMKWLAYGPRSSTRSYTGYIINSLRFHTISVDRQTQNSGVVYEATAMCRSSAKDTSQMVDLVTYYGRVVDILLIDYNTFYIPVFRCLWANVGNGVKVEDGFTLVNLNQSQMAFVRDPYILASQAKQVFYSRVDESSTWFVAMRGPTRRYSEEDAEDGHADVGPLAAVVDMDVDDSVDDSRNVRADCEGFYV; from the exons ATGGATTTGAGTTACAAGATGCGGGAGGATTGGTATCATCATGGAGAAGTAATATCAGGTCCTCACTGTGGAAGCAATGCAAGCGAGAGGAAGAAAGAGATTTTAGGGCTATACCAAGCTGCTGAGTTTCTGGATGAAGAATTTCTTAGGCAGTGTGATCAAAGTGAGGTTGCTGAAGGtgaagatgaggaagaagatcaGTTTCTTGCTAAGCTAGCAGATGCAGAAACACCTCTGTATCCAAATTGTGGTAACCACAGCAAGCTGTCGGCGATAGTTTCACTCTTTCGGATAAAGACACGGAGTGGTTGGTCTGATAGAAGCTTCGATCTTTTGCTTGAGACTTTGCCACAGATGCTTCCCGAGGAGAATGTCTTGCACACATCCTTGTACGAAGTGAAAAGGTTCCTGAGATCTTTTGATATGGGATATGAGAAGATACACGCTTGTGTGAACGACTGTTGTCTGTTCAGAAAGGAGTTTGAGAAGCTAGACAACTGTCCGAAATGCAATGCTTCAAGATGGAAGATTAACATGTGCACAGGTGATGTGAAGAAAGGAATTCCACAGAAAGTTCTCAGGTATTTTCCGATAATTCCACGTCTGAAGAGGATGTTCAGGTCAGAGGAAATGGCGAAGGACTTAAGGTGGCATTTTACTAACAAGAGCAGTGATGGAAAAAGCAGACATCCGGTAGACTCTGTTACTTGGGATCAGATGAATGACAAATACCCATTATTTGCCGCTGAGGAAAGGAATCTTAGGCGTGGACTGTCCACTGATGAGTTCAATCCTTTCAACATGAAGAATGTGAACTACAGTGCTTGGCCGGTTTTGCTAATGAATTACAACATGTCACCTGAAAAGTGTATGAAGGAGGAGCACATCATGTTGTCATTGCTGATTCCTGGTCCAACCCAACCTGGAAATAATATTGATGTGTACCTAGAACCACTTATAGAGGATCTACAGCATCTATGGGAGGAAGGAGAGGTAACATATGATGCATTCAGTCACACCACTTTCACGTTAAGAGCAATGCTTCTTTGGACAATTCAGGATTTTCCTGCGTATGGAAATCTTGCAGGATGTAAAGTTAAGGGAAAAATGGGATGTCCTGTGTGTGGGAAACACACAGATAGTATGTGGCTGAGTAACTGCAGGAAGCACATATATATGTCCCATCGAAAAGGTCTACCTCCGAGACATGCTTATCGAGGAAAGAAATCATG CAAGAGGAAGATTGAAGAGTCTGTTGGGTCTGAGTCCAATACAGAAGACGAATCCAGTGAatcagaggaagaggaagaagtagTGGATGAGGAGGAGCTATCTAGATGGAAGAAGAGGTCAATCTTTTTCAATCTGCCTTATTGGGAG GATCTCCCGGTTAGGCACAATTTAGATGTGATGCACGTGGAAAGAAATGTTGCTGCAAGCCTTGTTGCAACGTTGTTGCATTGTGGAAAATCAAAAGATGGGCTTAACGCTAGAAAAGATCTAGAACTGCTTGGCATTAGGAAGGATTTACATCCTCAGCCCCGTGGGAAGAGAACTTACCTTCCTCCAGCTCCTTGGTCTTTGTCCAGCAAAGAGAAGAAAGTATTCTGCAAGCGTCTATTGGACTTTAGAGGACCGGATGGGTACTGCTCAAATATATCAAGGTGTGTCAAGATAGAAGAATGTAAGATATCAGGGATGAAATCACATGATTACCATGTGTTGATGCAACAGCTTCTTCCCGTTGCGATTAGAG GTTTATTACCTAAAGGTGTTAGGTTAGCTATCAGACGTCTTTGTGCTTTCTTCCATCATCTCTGTCAGCGAGTTATTGATAGAGAGACAATTTCGAGAATGGAAACAGAAATTGTGGAAACTCTGTGCATGTTTGAGAGGTTTTTTCCTCCAAGTTTCTTCGATATAATGGTGCATTTGGTAGTTCATCTAGGAAGGGAAGCTCGGTTATGTGGACCTGTCCATTTCCGTTGGATGTACCCATTTGAGAG GTATATGAAAGTACTGAAAGATTTTGTAAGAAACACAGCAAGACCAGAGGGTTGTATCGCTGAAGCGTATCTCGCAGAGGAATGTGTGAGGTTCTGCAGTGAGTTCTTGAAGAAGACAACAAGTTCTGTGGAGAAACCTGAAAGGAATACTGAGTTCGAGAGCAGCTCTATTCTGGAGGGTCGTCCAATATCCGCTGGCACTTGTTGTGTTCTCTCGGAGAAGGATCTCGCAATTGTTCATCTTGCTGTGATTCAGAATATGGCAATCGTCGAACCTTATGTGGA CATGCACCTACAACATCTACAAGACACTAATGAAAGATGTAGACGTGATGCAACAACGTTGTGGAAAACCCATACACAGAAATTTGCGTCTTGGTTAAAAGAGCAG ATACCAATTACTTCAGAGAATCACGAAGAAACAATGAAGTGGTTGGCCTACGGTCCTCGTTCAAGCACAAGGTCTTACACTGGCTATATCATTAACAGTCTGCGGTTTCACACCATTTCAGTTGACAGGCAAACTCAGAACAGTGGTGTTGTGTATGAGGCAACAGCTATGTGTCGATCAAGTGCAAAAGACACTTCTCAGATGGTAGATTTAGTAACTTACTATGGTAGAGTGGTGGATATTCTACTCATCGACTACAACACATTCTACATTCCTGTATTCCGTTGTCTATGGGCAAACGTAGGTAATGGAGTGAAGGTCGAAGATGGCTTCACACTAGTAAACCTGAACCAAAGCCAAATGGCTTTTGTTAGGGATCCATACATCCTCGCCTCACAAGCCAAGCAAGTATTTTATTCCAGAGTAGATGAGTCATCCACTTGGTTTGTAGCTATGCGAGGTCCTACAAGAAGATATAGTGAAGAGGATGCTGAAGATGGTCATGCAGATGTTGGTCCATTGGCAGCAGTGGTAGACATGGATGTTGATGACTCGGTTGATGATTCTAGGAATGTCAGGGCTGACTGTGAAGGCTTTTATGTTTGA